The sequence TGCTCGAAGCGGCGCATCGGGTTCACCGGCAGGTCGACGCCGACCAGCTTGGCGATCGACGCCGACCAGCAGCCGGCCGCGTTCACCACATGGTCGCCGCGCACGCGCGCGCCCGACGCAAGTTCGATCTCGACGATCCGCCGGTTGCGCACGTACAGGTCGACCGCGCGATCTCGCAGGAAGGTCACGCCCATCGCCTGCGCCTTGCGGCGGAAGCCCTGCAGCACGCTGTTCGGGTCGAGCCAGCCGTCCTGCGGTGACAGCACGCCTAGCGCGAGGTCGTCGTTGCGCATCCACGGATAGCGCGCGGCGATCGCGGCGCGATCGAGCAGTTCGATCTGCACGCCCTCGGCTTCCTGCACGCGGGCGTTTTGCTCCAGCACCTGCGCATGCTGCGGCCCGCCGATGAACAGGTAGCCGCGCTCCTTCCACTGCACGTCGGGTGCGTAGCCATCCACCGCGACATGCTCGGCGAAGTTCTTGTAGTACTCGATGCTGAACTGCGACATCCGGATGTTTTCCGGCAGCGCGAACAGCCGGCGGCAGCCGCCGGTGGCCATCGGCGTCGCGGCCTTGGCGTAGGTCGGATCCGGCTCGAGCACGCAGACGCGCTCGACGCCGGCCTTGCGCAGGAAGACCGCGGTGGCGCAGCCGATC comes from Rhodocyclaceae bacterium and encodes:
- a CDS encoding FAD-binding oxidoreductase; this translates as MSTQHDVVIIGGGAIGCATAVFLRKAGVERVCVLEPDPTYAKAATPMATGGCRRLFALPENIRMSQFSIEYYKNFAEHVAVDGYAPDVQWKERGYLFIGGPQHAQVLEQNARVQEAEGVQIELLDRAAIAARYPWMRNDDLALGVLSPQDGWLDPNSVLQGFRRKAQAMGVTFLRDRAVDLYVRNRRIVEIELASGARVRGDHVVNAAGCWSASIAKLVGVDLPVNPMRRFEHYVELAHELPADMPLIKDPDRLIIRPEGKGYAVGLVKSDEPRGFNFEVEPSWFQDVVWPACAARVKEFEELKLVREWAGLYDECELDGNMILGHCEGGPENFLVACGFSGHGLMHAPAVGRGLAELMVRGRFESICLERLGYWRVTDTCPYPETGII